One Labilithrix sp. genomic window, CTCGGCCTCCCGACCGCGCAGAGCGGCCTCCTGTGCAACCCGAACCCGAACGTCGACCTGAAGGCCGATCCGAACGGCGACCTCGGCGCGGCGTACCGCGCGAGCTCGAGCGACGTCGACGTCGGGCTCGTCCCGACCCGCCTCCGCGGCATCTTCGCGTTCGCGACGCTGACGACGGGCGAGATCGTCGCGATCGACGTCGACGACTGGGACGCGCCGTGCCGCCGCCCGCAGGACCTCTCCTCGAGCGAGTCCGGCGTCGCCGTCAACATCGGCGCGCTCTCGGTGCCGCAGCCGGCGCCCGCTCCCGGCGACGTCGATCCGTACCACGCGCCGATCCCGGCGCCAGAGAGCGTGTCGCAGGAGATCTTCTTCCCCGTCTCCGCGCCGCACCGCATCCGCTCGACGTTCCTCCTCCGCGACGACCTCACGACCGGCAAACACGTCCCGTACCTGCCGTCCGCGCCGTCGATCACGGGGACCGGCGCGCCGCTCGCGCTCTTCGGTCAGGGCAGCGAGGCGACGCCGCGCCTCCGTCCCACCGCCGCGCGCCCCGGCGTCTCCGCCGGCACGGAGGAGGTCGGGGTCCGCTTCTCGATCGACACGCCGGACGTCCACTTCGATCAGGAATGGACCGTGACCTACGAGGGCAAGCTCCCCGGCTTCGAGGGCCTGCCCGCGGCGATCGCGACGCGCGACGAGTACCGGACGCTCACGTTGAGCCAGCCCCAGGCGCGCTTCTGCGCGAAGGGGGTGGAGGACTGGGTCCTCGGCGCCGAGCGCGCGAACGCGGTCACGAACGCGCTCGCCGCGTCCGGCCGGCCGGGGTACTCGGAGCGCCTCGATCGCCGGATGATGGACTACGTCCAGATCACGGACGAGCTCCTCCCGGCGACGGATCCGTACTGGTCGCTGCCCGACCTGCAAGGCGCGGACGCCTGCTGGGAAGGCGAGCTCGCGCGGAGCGCGGCGGAAGATCCGCGCGTCCCCGGCCGGCGCCACGCCGCGTGCTCGAGCTATTTCGGCACCGTGCAGCAGCAGAACGCGACGCGCGATTTCCCGATCCTCGAGGCGTACGACGACCACGTCGTCGTGGGGCGCTTCGCGACGATCGCGCCGAACAAGACGCGCGAGGCGATCTACTCCGACGCCTCGAACGTCCCGTACATGAAGCTCGCGCGCTGCTGCTTCCACAACCAGGCGGGCTTCACCGTGCGCGGCGGCGCGCAGTGGATCACCGTCGGGACGACGCTCGGCTTCATGAGCCACCTGTTGCCGGACGCCACCGGGCGATGCGTGCCGTCCTGCGACCCGCGCGAGCAGCTCCTCAACGGGCGCGCGCCGGCGCTGCCGTACGGTCCGGGTGAGTTCGCGCCGCACCGCGACACGCCGCTCGCGATGCGGAACCCGGCGTTCTCGTTCTTCGTCCAGAACGGCTTCACGATCGACCCCGAGTCGACGGGCGGCGGCCTCACCGCGGTCGACAGCGTGCCCACGCGCGAGACCTTCTACGCGTTCCAGACGCGCGGGCAGTTCAGCCCCCTCGTCATCGACCTGACCTCCGCGACCGGCTCGACCTCCGTGAACCCGCAATCGATGAGGTTCATCGAGACGCTGGGCCAGATCGCGGTCGTGGACGGCGCGGCGCAGGGGCTCGTCCTGATCGATCTCTCGCTCGTGTCCATTGCGCGCGCGCCGTACTACTGACAGACCTTCGTCCGTCCGATGAATGGCGGCAAGACCGGGCACGGGGCCGACACTCCCGTGATGAAGCAGTACCTCGCGTCGAAGGCGCAGTATCCCGACGCGATCCTGTTCTTTCGTCTCGGCGACTTCTACGAGCTCTTCTTCGAAGACGCCGTCGTCGCCGCGCGCGTGCTCGACCTCACCCTGACGAGCCGCAACAAGAACGCGGACGAGCCGATCGCGATGGCGGGCGTCCCGTACCACGCCGCCGCCGGCTACATCCAGAAGCTCCTCGATCAGGGCTTCAAGGTCGCGATCGCCGAGCAGATGGCCGATCCCGCGAAGACGAAGGGGATCGTCCCGCGCGAGGTCGTGCGCATCGCGACGCCCGCGCTCGCCTACGACGACTCCGCCCTCGACGCGCGGAAGAACCTCTTCCTCATGGGGATCGACGTCGACGAGCGCGATCGGGTCGGCGTCGCGGTCCTCGACTTTTCGACCGGCACGCTCGAGGCGTGCGAGGCGGAGAGCGCCGAGGCGGCGATCGCGGAGATCGTGCGCCTCGATCCGCGCGAGGTCCTCGTCCGCGCGCCGAAGCTGCTCGCCGAGGTGCGGGCCAGCTTGCCGCGCGCCACCGTGCGCGAAGAGGCGGCCGACCTCGATCTCGCGAGCGCGATCGCCCTCCTCGACGACGTGCTCGGCAAGGGCAAGGCGCGGAAGGCGTGTGCGAGCGACGTCGCGCTCCGCGCCGCCGCGCGCTGCGTCGCGCTCGCGAAGATCTGCGAGCCCGGCAAGAAGCTCCCGCTCGCGAAGCTCGCCGAGTACACGCTCGGCGACACGCTCGTCCTCGACGACGCGACGCAGCGGCACCTCGAGCTCGTCCGGACGATGGATGGGGAGACGAAGGGCTCGCTCCTCGAGCAGATCGACGCGACGAAGACCGCCCCCGGCGCGCGGCTCCTGCGCCGCCGCCTCCTCGCGCCGCGCACGCGCGTCGTCGAGATCCGGCGCCGCCTCGACGGGGTCGAGCTCTTCGTCACCCAGCCCGGCCTCCGCAGCGACGTCCGCGCGCGGCTCGCGAAGATCGCCGACGTCGAGCGGCTCGCGGTGAAGCTCGCGATCGACCGCATCGGCCCGCGCGAGCTCGCCTCGCTCCGCAGCTCGCTCGCCGAGCTCCCCGGCCTCGACGACGCGCTGAAGGCGTGCCCCGACAAAGGCGCGCGCGAGGCGCTCGAGATATCGGACGATCTCGTGGGGTCCGGGGGCGCGGAGCGCGTCTTCGCGCGACGGCCCCCGGCGGGAGAGCTCGAGAGGGCAGAGCCCTCTCGAACCAGAAAAGCCTTCGTCGATCGCTGCGAGGACGTGCACGACCTGCTCGCGCGCGCGATCGCGGACGAGCCGCCGATCCGCGCGAGCGAGGGGAACGTGTTCCGCGACGGCTTCGACGCGGAGCTCGACGAGGCGCGCGTGCTCGCGAAGGACGGGCAGCGCCTCATCGTCGACCTCGAGACGCGGTGCCGGGAGGAGGCGCAGATCCCGTCGCTGAAGCTGCGTTATACACGCGTCTTCGGCTGGTACATCGAGGTGACGAAGAGCCACCTCGCGAAGGTGCCGAAGGCGTGGCGGCGCAAGCAGACGATCGCGACCGGGGAGCGCTTCACCTGCGACGAGCTCGACGACCTCGCCGACAAGCTCGCGCACGCGGAGGAGCGGCTCTCGTCGCGCGAGGCCGAGCTCTGGTCGGCGCTGGTGAAGGACCTCGCCGTGCACGACGAGCGGCTCCGCGCGGTCGCGAACCGGCTCGCCACGATCGACGTCGCGAGCGCGCTCGCGGAGGTCGCGCACCGCGACGACTACACGCGGCCCGAGGTCGACGACTCGCTCGCGCTCGACCTCGTCGACGCGCGCCACCCCGTCGTCGAGCGCCTCGCCGCGGCGGGCCGCTTCGTCCCGAACGACGTCACCCTCGACGCGTCCCCCGACGCCGCGGCGGACCGCTCGCGCCTCTGGATCGTCACCGGCCCGAACATGGCCGGCAAGTCGACGTTCATGCGTCAGGTCGCGCTCGCGGTCGTGCTCGCGCACACGGGCTCGTTCGTCCCGGCGCGGAGCGCGCGCATCGGCGTCGTCGATCGCGTCCTCACGCGCGTCGGCGCGAGCGACAACCTCGCGCGCGGCGAGAGCACCTTCATGGTCGAGATGAAGGAGACCGCGAACATCGTGAAGTGCGCGACGCGGCGCTCGCTCGTCGTCCTCGACGAGATCGGCCGCGGGACGAGCACCTACGACGGCCTCTCGATCGCGTGGGCGGTCGCGGAGCACCTCCACGACGTGGTCGGCTGCCGCGCGCTCTTCGCGACGCACTACCACGAGCTCACCGAGCTCGCGGAGACGTCGGCGCGCGCGGAGAACTTCAGCGTGAGCGCGCGCGAGCACGCCGGCACGATCGTCTTCTTCCACAAGGTCCAGCGCGGCGCGGCCTCGCGCAGCTACGGCGTCGCGTGCGCGCGGCTCGCGGGGCTCCCCGAGAACGTGCTCGCGCGCGCGAAGGCGATCCTCGAGGGGCTCGAGACGACGGCGTCGCTCCCGACCGGCGGCTCCTCGCGCGGGGTGCGGAAGCGCAAGAACGAGGACCAGCTCGGCCTCTTCGCCGCGGCGCCGCGGGCTCCGGAGCGACCCGCCGATCCCGCGCTCGACATGCTGCGCGCGCTCGACATCGATCGCCTCACGCCGATCGAGGCGCTCACGACGCTCGCGAAGCTCAAGGACCTTGCCAAATCGGAGTAGGTCGTTCGGCTACGCGCTCGTCGCGGTGGCGGCGACGGGGTGGGGGACGTGGCCGCTCGTCCTTCGCCACGCGCCGATGCACTCGTCCTTGCAGTCGGCGATCGCGATGACGGTGATGACAGTCGCGAGCGCGCCGCTCGTCTTGCGCGATCGCCTCCCGGTGAAGGCGACCCTTCGCGACTGGCTCGGCGTCGCCTGGCTCGGCGTCTCCGACGCCGCGAACATCGCGCTCTTCTTCGCGGCGTACCAGCGCACGAGCGTCGCGATCGCGGTGCTCACGCATTACCTCACTCCGATCTTCGTCGCGCTCTCCGCGCCGCTCCTGCTCGCGGAGCGGCTCGGGCGGCGGACCGCGGCCGCGGTCGCGGTCTCGTTCGTCGGGCTCGTCCTCCTCCTCGCGCCGTGGCGGGACGGCTTCGGCGCGCGCGACCTCGCCGGCGCCGCGCTCGGCGCGGGCAGCGCCGTGTTCTACGCGTCGAACGTGCTCACCAACAAGCGGCTCAACACCGTGTTCTCCGCGTCGGAGATGATGTTCTACCACGGGCTGATCGGCGTACCGCTCCTCTGGTCGTTCGTGCCGGCCGGCGCCGTTGGCGCGGCGCCGGCGACGTCGATCGGCGTCGCGCTCGCGGCCTCGCTCGGCATCGGGACGTTCTGCGGCCTCGCGTTCACGCGCGCGCTCAAGCGCATTCGCGCGAGCCACGCGTCGGTGCTCACGCTGCTGGAGCCGTTCGTCGCGGTCGTGTGCTCGGTCGTCGTGCTCGGCGAGCCGCTGCACCGCGGCTCGGTCGCGGGCGGCCTCCTCATCCTCGGCGGCGCCCTCGCGGTCGTCACCGCGAAGCACGAGGATGGAGTACAATCTTCCCCGTCTTGACCGCCCGAGATTCCATGCTCGCCTCCGTTGCGCCGATCGCGGCGGGCGAGATCCTCGTGGTGGCGGACGAGGCGACGCGGCACGCGGTCGTGAACGGCGTGAGCCTCCTCGCGATGGAGGCGGCGCACGCGGACAGCGCCGACAAGGCGGCCGCGATCGCCTCGGAGAAGGCGGCCTCGCTCGACTGCGTCCTCGTCGACATCGCGCTCGGCCTCGACGCGTGGGAGATCCTTTCCCGCTTGCGGATCGAGCCGGAGACCTCCGCGATCCCGGTCATGATGATCATGGACCGCGCCCCGAACGACGCCGACCTCATGAAGCTGCTCGAGGCCGGGGTGATGGATCACGTCGTGAAGCCGCTCTCGACGCCGCTCCTCTGCGCGAAGGTGCGCGCGGTCGCGGAGCGCTCGAAGTTGCAGCGGGAGCTCCGCAACAAGCTGCGGGTGGCGATCGAGTACTCCGCGCTCGACGCGCTCACGGGCCTCTACAACCGCCGCTACTTCGAGCGCCGCTTGCGCGAGGAGTCGGCCCACGCGCGCCGTCACAAGCGGCCCTTTTCGCTCGTCATCGTCGACATCGATCACTTCAAGCTCGTGAACGACACCTACGGGCACGAGGACGGCGACAAGGTGCTCCGCCACGTCGCGGAGCTCATCAGCGGCTCGCTCCGCGAGGACGACATCGCTTGCCGCTACGGCGGCGAGGAGTTCGTGCTCCTCCTGCGCGCGACGGCGGGGCCGGCCGCGCGCGTCGTCGCGAACCGCCTCCGCGCCTCCGTCACCGCGAAGGGGATCGCCCTCGGCGAGAAGAACGAGGAGCGGCACATCAGCTTCAGCGGCGGCGTCGCTGCGGCGGACGAGCGCAACAACTTCGACTGCGAAGCGATCCTCGACCGCGCCGACAAGGCCCTCTACCGCGCCAAACGCGGCGGCCGTAACCGCGTCGAGATGGAGTAGCGCGGGGCCTTAATCGCGGGGGACGTCGGGCCGTTTGGACCATGGACTCCCCCAGCGTGAAAGGTTCGGATCATGGGTGCGTGCGTGATGCTCATCGACGACTCGGCGACGGTTCGGTTAGAGGCGGCGCGGGCGCTCTCGGCCGCGGGGTTCGGGGTCATCGAAGCGTGCGACGGGATCGACGGGCTCGAGAAGCTCGCGACCTCCGACGAGGTGAAGCTCATCGTGTGCGACGTGAACATGCCGCGCATGAACGGGATCGAGTTCGTCGAGGCGCTCTCGCACACCGGCGCCCTCCCGCCGCCGGTGATCATGCTGACGAGCGAGGGGCACCCCGACCTCGTCCGCACGGCGAAGGCCTGCGGCGCGCGCGGCTGGATGGTGAAGCCGTTCAAGCCCGAGCTCCTCGTCGCCGCCGCGCGGAAGATCACCGGCACGACCTGAAGGCGCCGTGAAGGCCGGCCTCCACCTCCAGGTGCTCGCGGTCGTCGCGCTCGTCGCCGGTGCCCTCGTGCTCGCCTTCTCCGTCCTCCACGCGAGCCGCGTCGCGACGGACGACGGCCACGCGCTCGAGCGACGAGCCGAGCGCTACGCCGCGATCGCTGCGCGCGAGGTCGGGCCCGCCGTCGCGCGCGACGACGCCGGCGACGCGCGCGCCGTGCTCGAGGTGATCGCTGCGGACACGGAGCTTCGATGGATCGCGGTTCAGCGCGCGGACGGCTCCGTCCTCGCGAGCCGCGGCGCGCCAGCGGTCTCCTCCGCTCGCGCGGCGCGAGGACCCGTCGTCGTCGAGGTCGCGGCTTCGGGCGCCGCGCCGCGGCGGCCGCTCCTCGCCGCCGCGTTCGCCCTCGCGGTCGCGTTCACTGGCGTATGGCTGCTGGGTCGTCTTCGCCCGATGCTCGCGCGGCGCTTCGCGGCGCGGAGCCGCGAGATCGAGCTCCTCCTCGCGAACGTCGCGCAGGGCTTCGTCGTCGTCGACGCGAAGGGCCGCATGGGCGCGCACCGCTCCGCGGTCATGGCGCGCTGGTTCGGTCCGATCGAGGAGGGCGCCGCGATCTGGAGCCTCTTCCGGCGCGAGGATCCGCAGCGTGCGGCGTACTTCGAGCTCGCGTGGGAGGCGATCTTCGACGGCTTCCTCCCCGTCGAGGTCGCCCTCGAACAGCTCCCGAAGCGCCTCCGCCACGGCGCGTCGACGTTCGAGCTCGCGGTGCGTCCGACCGGCGACGGCCACGCGCTGGTCGTGCTCACCGACGTCACGGAGCAGATCGAACAAGAGGACGCGGAGGCGACGCGGAGCGATCTCGTCGCGCTGTGCGAGCGCGCGCTCGTCGACCGCGCCGCCGTCGCCGACTTCGTGCTGGAGGCGAGCGCGCTCGTCCGCGCGATCGAGGACGCGCGGACGCTCATCGATCGAAGGCGCGCGATCCACACGCTGAAGGGCGTCGCCGCGCAGGTCGGCGCGAGCTCCGTCGCCGCCGCGTGCGCCGTGATCGAGGCCGGGGTGCTCGCGTCGGACGAGGCGCCTCGTCCCGCCGACGTCGCGCGGCTCGCGCTTCGTTGGCTCGCGCTCGAGACGCGCCTCCGCCTCCTCTTCGCGAACGTCCCGACCGCGACGGTCCACGTCGAGCGCCACGACCTCGACGCGCTCGTCGCCCGCATCGACGCGAAGGCCTCGCACGCGGAGCTCGCGCATCGCGCGCGGCTCCTCCGGCTCGAGCCGATGCAGCTCCGCGTCGATCGCGCGAAGGACGCCGCGGTCGCGCTCGCGCGCCGGCTCGGGAAGGGCGTCGACGTGAGCGGCGGCGCCGGCGCGCTGCGCTGCGACTCCGCCGCGTGGACGCCGTTCTGGAGCGCCTTCGGTCACGTCGTCCGCAACGCGGTCGACCACGGCATCGAGGCGACGGACGCGCGCGTCCGCGCCGGCAAGCCGCCGCGCGGGCGGATCTCGGTCGAGGTGTCGCGGCGCGACGACCACGTCGTGATCGAGGCGACCGACGACGGCGCCGGCGTCGACTGGCCCGCGGTCGCGAAGCGCGCGGCGGAGCGAGGTCTCCCGCATCGGACCCAGCGTGACCTCGAGACCGCCGTCTTCGCCGACGGCCTCTCGACCATGCGCGAGGCGCACGAGGTCTCCGGCCACGGCGTCGGCCTCGCCGCGGTGCGGGCGGTGACGGAGGCGATGGGCGGTCGCGTCACGATCGAGAGCCGGCGCGGCGTGGGGACGACGCTCCGCTTCGTGTTCCCCGTCGCGACGCTCGGCGACGCGTACCGCCAGGCCGCGCCGACCGCGCTCGCCGCCTGAAGAACGACGCACGAAGGCCGTATCACCGAACAGCTTCTCCATGACCGTCGCCTCCCGCCGCGTCGTCCTGATCGATCCCGTCACCGAGACTCGTAACGTGTTCGCGCAGCGCCTCCGCGCGCACGGCTACGTGGTGGACGACGCCGCCGACGCGGTCGCGGGCGCGGAGATGTCGCTCGCCGATCCGCCCTCCGCGATCGTCTGCGATCTCTGGATGCCGGGCGTGTCCGGCGTCCAGCTCTGCCGCCTGCTCTCCGCCGAGCCGGGGACCGAGGACGTCCCGATCATCCTGCGCTCGGAGGTCGACGATCCGCGCTCGCGTTTCTGGTCTCGCCACGCGGGGGCGCGCGCGCTCGTCATGAAGGGCCGCATGGGCGAGCTCGTCCGCGCGCTCGACGACGTCCTCGAGGAGGAGGAGGAGAGCACGCCGTTCTTCTTCCGCATGTCCGGCGGCGCGCACGACATCCGCGACCGCATCGCGGAGAACCTCGATCGCGCGCTCTTCGCCTCCGTCGTCGCGGCGGAGGTCCGCTCCCTCGCGGGATCGAGCGCGCTCGATCGGATGTTCGACTCGCTCTCCCAGCTCCTCACGCAGCTCGTCGACTATCGCTGGGTCGCGCTGACGACGACGGCGCCGGTGTACTTCGCGATCCACGCGCATCGACGGCAGGCCGAGGCGGCGGAGCGAGAAGCGGCCAAGGCGCTGGCGATCGCGCCCGAGACGTCGCGCATGGTCCGGATCCACGACGACGACGCGCGCGACGTCGACGCGGCCGCGCGCACGCTCGTCTACGACCTCACGCTCGGCGGGTCGCGCCTCGGCCGCATCGCGTTCGGCGTGCCGGCGGGGCCGTCGCGGATCGACAAGATCGCGCCGCTCGTCGCGCAGGAGCTCCCCGCGGTGGTGCGGCTCGTGCTCCTCGTCGAGGAGTCGCAGCGGCTCGCGACGACGGACGGCCTGACCGGCCTGATGAACCGTCGCGCGTTCGTCGCGAATCTCCGGCGCGAGATGGACCGCGCGATGCGGACCGGCACGGCGACGTCGGTCCTCCTCCTCGACCTCGATCACTTCAAGGCGATCAACGACACGCACGGACACGGCGCCGGCGACGCGGTCCTCGTCGCGGTGGCGCAGACGCTCCAGCGCGTGTCGCGGACGTACGACCTCGTCGGTCGCTGGGGCGGCGAGGAGTTCGTGATCGCGCTGCCGGGCACGGACGAGGAGCGCGCGCTCATCGTCGCCGAGCGCATGCGCGATGCGATCGAGAAGCTCGTCGTGACGAACGCGAGGGGGACGCCGATGCCGCTCAGCGCGTCGATCGGCGCCGCGGAGCTCTCGCCCGGGCCGGTCGGCGAGTCGCTCGACTCGCTCGTCGATCGCGCGGACCGTGCGATGTACAGCGCGAAGGTGGGCGGTCGCAACCGCGTCTGTCGCGCGGAGAAGATCCAAAGCGCCACGCCGGTGTCTTTCGCCGCGAACGACGCGGCCTGACTCGAGCTGGCTCGATCGGGATTGCTCGCGGTTGCGTCGCGGCGCGTGGGTTGCACTTCGCGGCGCGGAATGAGCGCGTCACTCGATGGGCTGGTCGGGCGAACCCTCGCGGGGAAGTACCGGCTCGAGGAGCGTCTTCGCGCCGGCGCGATGGGTGCGATCTATCGCGCGCACCACGTCACGCTCGACAAGGCGGTGTGCATCAAGGTCATGCACCCCGAGCTGGCGAAGGATCCGCTCTTCGCGGAGCGCTTCTATCGCGAGGCCCGCGCGGCCTCGCGCTTCGATCATCCGTGCTCGATCATGATCCTCGATCACGGCGCCGAAGGCGACGTCCTCTACATCGCGATGGAGCTCGTCGAGGGGCGTGACCTCGCGGATCTGATCGAGGAGGCGGCGCACCAGCCTGGCGGCGTTCCGGCGGCGTTCCCCCCGCGCCGCATCGTCGATCTGCTCGCGCAGACCCTCGCGGCGCTCGGCGCGGCGCACGACGTCGGCATCCTCCATCGTGATCTGAAGCCCGAGAACATCATGGTCGCGCCCACGTGGGACGACGATGGCGCGGGCGAGCGCGTGAAGGTATGCGACTTCGGCATCGCGCACATCGACGATCTGCCGTCGCAGTCCGGCCGCCGTCTCACGATGAAGGGTTTCCTCCTCGGGACGCCGGAGTACATGTCCCCGGAGCAGGCGCGCGCGGAGTCCGTGGACGCGCGGAGCGACGTCTACGCCGCGGGCGTGGTCCTCTATCTCCTCCTGACGGGCCGCCTACCGTTCGAGGACGACTCCGCGGTCGCGGTCGCGCTCATGCAGATCAACGCGCCGCCGCCGGCTCCGTCGGCGCTCGCGCCGCAGTGCCATCGCGTCCTCGAGCGCATCTGCCTCAAGGCGCTGGAGAAGGACCCAACAAACCGCTTCGCGACCGCCCGCGCAATGCGCGCCGCCCTCCGCGACGCGCTCGCCGCCCCAACGACGCCCCGCCGCGCCTCGGCCCCTTTCGCGCCGGGCCCCGCGACGGAGGAGGGGGCGACGTGGGGGCCCGCGGCGCCTGGCGCGGCGTCGTTGGGAGCTGTCGCGTCGTCCGGCGTCGCGTCGCGAGGTGCGGTCGCGCCAG contains:
- a CDS encoding diguanylate cyclase, which codes for MLASVAPIAAGEILVVADEATRHAVVNGVSLLAMEAAHADSADKAAAIASEKAASLDCVLVDIALGLDAWEILSRLRIEPETSAIPVMMIMDRAPNDADLMKLLEAGVMDHVVKPLSTPLLCAKVRAVAERSKLQRELRNKLRVAIEYSALDALTGLYNRRYFERRLREESAHARRHKRPFSLVIVDIDHFKLVNDTYGHEDGDKVLRHVAELISGSLREDDIACRYGGEEFVLLLRATAGPAARVVANRLRASVTAKGIALGEKNEERHISFSGGVAAADERNNFDCEAILDRADKALYRAKRGGRNRVEME
- a CDS encoding GGDEF domain-containing response regulator — protein: MTVASRRVVLIDPVTETRNVFAQRLRAHGYVVDDAADAVAGAEMSLADPPSAIVCDLWMPGVSGVQLCRLLSAEPGTEDVPIILRSEVDDPRSRFWSRHAGARALVMKGRMGELVRALDDVLEEEEESTPFFFRMSGGAHDIRDRIAENLDRALFASVVAAEVRSLAGSSALDRMFDSLSQLLTQLVDYRWVALTTTAPVYFAIHAHRRQAEAAEREAAKALAIAPETSRMVRIHDDDARDVDAAARTLVYDLTLGGSRLGRIAFGVPAGPSRIDKIAPLVAQELPAVVRLVLLVEESQRLATTDGLTGLMNRRAFVANLRREMDRAMRTGTATSVLLLDLDHFKAINDTHGHGAGDAVLVAVAQTLQRVSRTYDLVGRWGGEEFVIALPGTDEERALIVAERMRDAIEKLVVTNARGTPMPLSASIGAAELSPGPVGESLDSLVDRADRAMYSAKVGGRNRVCRAEKIQSATPVSFAANDAA
- the mutS gene encoding DNA mismatch repair protein MutS, which encodes MNGGKTGHGADTPVMKQYLASKAQYPDAILFFRLGDFYELFFEDAVVAARVLDLTLTSRNKNADEPIAMAGVPYHAAAGYIQKLLDQGFKVAIAEQMADPAKTKGIVPREVVRIATPALAYDDSALDARKNLFLMGIDVDERDRVGVAVLDFSTGTLEACEAESAEAAIAEIVRLDPREVLVRAPKLLAEVRASLPRATVREEAADLDLASAIALLDDVLGKGKARKACASDVALRAAARCVALAKICEPGKKLPLAKLAEYTLGDTLVLDDATQRHLELVRTMDGETKGSLLEQIDATKTAPGARLLRRRLLAPRTRVVEIRRRLDGVELFVTQPGLRSDVRARLAKIADVERLAVKLAIDRIGPRELASLRSSLAELPGLDDALKACPDKGAREALEISDDLVGSGGAERVFARRPPAGELERAEPSRTRKAFVDRCEDVHDLLARAIADEPPIRASEGNVFRDGFDAELDEARVLAKDGQRLIVDLETRCREEAQIPSLKLRYTRVFGWYIEVTKSHLAKVPKAWRRKQTIATGERFTCDELDDLADKLAHAEERLSSREAELWSALVKDLAVHDERLRAVANRLATIDVASALAEVAHRDDYTRPEVDDSLALDLVDARHPVVERLAAAGRFVPNDVTLDASPDAAADRSRLWIVTGPNMAGKSTFMRQVALAVVLAHTGSFVPARSARIGVVDRVLTRVGASDNLARGESTFMVEMKETANIVKCATRRSLVVLDEIGRGTSTYDGLSIAWAVAEHLHDVVGCRALFATHYHELTELAETSARAENFSVSAREHAGTIVFFHKVQRGAASRSYGVACARLAGLPENVLARAKAILEGLETTASLPTGGSSRGVRKRKNEDQLGLFAAAPRAPERPADPALDMLRALDIDRLTPIEALTTLAKLKDLAKSE
- a CDS encoding response regulator → MMLIDDSATVRLEAARALSAAGFGVIEACDGIDGLEKLATSDEVKLIVCDVNMPRMNGIEFVEALSHTGALPPPVIMLTSEGHPDLVRTAKACGARGWMVKPFKPELLVAAARKITGTT
- a CDS encoding Hpt domain-containing protein, whose protein sequence is MKAGLHLQVLAVVALVAGALVLAFSVLHASRVATDDGHALERRAERYAAIAAREVGPAVARDDAGDARAVLEVIAADTELRWIAVQRADGSVLASRGAPAVSSARAARGPVVVEVAASGAAPRRPLLAAAFALAVAFTGVWLLGRLRPMLARRFAARSREIELLLANVAQGFVVVDAKGRMGAHRSAVMARWFGPIEEGAAIWSLFRREDPQRAAYFELAWEAIFDGFLPVEVALEQLPKRLRHGASTFELAVRPTGDGHALVVLTDVTEQIEQEDAEATRSDLVALCERALVDRAAVADFVLEASALVRAIEDARTLIDRRRAIHTLKGVAAQVGASSVAAACAVIEAGVLASDEAPRPADVARLALRWLALETRLRLLFANVPTATVHVERHDLDALVARIDAKASHAELAHRARLLRLEPMQLRVDRAKDAAVALARRLGKGVDVSGGAGALRCDSAAWTPFWSAFGHVVRNAVDHGIEATDARVRAGKPPRGRISVEVSRRDDHVVIEATDDGAGVDWPAVAKRAAERGLPHRTQRDLETAVFADGLSTMREAHEVSGHGVGLAAVRAVTEAMGGRVTIESRRGVGTTLRFVFPVATLGDAYRQAAPTALAA
- a CDS encoding DMT family transporter, with the protein product MPNRSRSFGYALVAVAATGWGTWPLVLRHAPMHSSLQSAIAMTVMTVASAPLVLRDRLPVKATLRDWLGVAWLGVSDAANIALFFAAYQRTSVAIAVLTHYLTPIFVALSAPLLLAERLGRRTAAAVAVSFVGLVLLLAPWRDGFGARDLAGAALGAGSAVFYASNVLTNKRLNTVFSASEMMFYHGLIGVPLLWSFVPAGAVGAAPATSIGVALAASLGIGTFCGLAFTRALKRIRASHASVLTLLEPFVAVVCSVVVLGEPLHRGSVAGGLLILGGALAVVTAKHEDGVQSSPS